Proteins encoded by one window of Maniola hyperantus chromosome 10, iAphHyp1.2, whole genome shotgun sequence:
- the Sur-8 gene encoding LOW QUALITY PROTEIN: leucine-rich repeat protein soc-2 homolog (The sequence of the model RefSeq protein was modified relative to this genomic sequence to represent the inferred CDS: inserted 3 bases in 3 codons; deleted 4 bases in 2 codons; substituted 8 bases at 8 genomic stop codons), producing MNLDNSSRENSEALDSIGTVSPREKYHGMREKKLSAASLTNTEGARPKVVTVKHPESNKPKPTARKNKPIQADLDVIKEFIRCRDEGFKRLDLSKSSITSLPPNVRDLTHLVEFYLYGNKLVALPAEFGCLTNLQNVSPEXNSLTSLPDSLANLRCLKVCDLRHKXMSDIPXVLCRSXLLXPSLFLRFNRIRVVGDGNSXSTNLTMAAFEENKIKRXSSAWGNXVNWYPLMFFHNHLEHLPQEIGNCVQLSIIGLGNMNELLDIPEDVENLQALNRTLAFGTIASSGIPATLSNCKLWPSSMKRETQSPILPDGLLCSLTELTSLTLSPQLVHEYPSGGPAQFTSVSAINLEHNQIDKIPYGIFSRARXLTKLIMKEEFTHILAPXTLGQWTNMVELNLGTNQLTNMPDDIQSLVNLEVLILSNNLLKRXPTSVGNLKKLRVLDLEENKIEVLPNEIGCLQGLKKLIVQSNQLTSLPRSIGHLINLTYLSVGENNLQYLPEEIGTLENLESLYLNDNPNLCNLPFELALCVSLQIMSIENCPLTSLPPEVVSSGPSLVIQYLKSQGPYRAM from the exons ATGAATCTTGATAATTCGTCTAGAGAAAACTCTGAGGCATTGGATTCCATTGGCACTGTGAGTCCGAGAGAAAAGTACCACGGAATGAGAGAGAAAAAGTTATCAGCCGCGTCCCTTACGAATACTGAGGGCGCGCGGCCTAAAGTTGTGACTGTAAAACATCCTGAGTCCAACAAGCCAAAGCCAACAGCAAGAAAAAATAAACCAATACAAGCTGACCTAGATGTCATTAAGGAATTTATTAGATGTCGAGATGAAGGATTTAAAAGATTAGATTTGAGCAAATCCTCTATTACATCCTTGCCACCTAATGTGAGGGATTTGACACACCTAGTGGagttttatttatatggaaataAATTAGTAGCCCTTCCTGCTGAATTCGGGTGCCTCACTAACTTGCAAAACGTTAGCCCTGAATGAAACTCCCTAACAAGCTTACCAGACTCACTAGCTAACTTGAGATGTTTGAAAGTTTGCGATTTGCGGCATAAATAAATGAGTGATATAC GAGTGTTGTGTAGAAGCTGACTTCTCTGACCATCTTTGTTCTTACGCTTTAACAGAATCAGAGTAGTCGGGGATGGAAATAGCTAATCTACTAATCTTACAATGGCTGCGTTTGAGGAGAACAAAATT AAGAGATGATCATCTGCATGGGGCAACTGAGTCAATTGGTACCCTTTGATGTTTTTTCATAATCATTTGGAGCATTTACCACAGGAAATAGGTAACTGTGTCCAATTATCTATCATTGGACTTGGCAACATGAATGAATTACTTGATATACCGGAGGAC GTGGAAAACCTTCAAGCATTGAATCGAACTCTGGCCTTCGGTACAATCGCCTCCAGTGGTATACCTGCAACACTGAGCAATTGTAAGCTATGGCCGAGTTCAATGAAGAGGGAAACTCAATCTCCCATACTGCCGGATGGCCTTCTCTGCAGTTTGACTGAGCTCACTAGCTTGACATTGTCTCCGCAACTCGTTCATGAGTATCCCAGTGGAGGTCCAGCCCAGTTCACAAGTGTCTCTGCAATAAATCTTGAACACAACCAGATTGATAAAATACCTTATGGAATATTTTCAAGAGCCA ATTTAACTAAACTGATTATGAAAGAGGAATTTACTCACATCCTTGCCCCCTAGACATTGGGACAATGGACAAACATGGTGGAACTCAATTTGGGTACAAATCAATTGACTAACATGCCAGATGATATTCAGAGTCTAGTAAATTTAGAAGTATTGATATTATCCAATAATCTTCTGAAGC ATCCAACTagtgttggtaatttaaaaaagctGAGAGTATTAGATTTAgaggaaaataaaatagaagtCCTTCCTAATGAAATAGGGTGCCTTCAGGGATTGAAAAAGTTAATAGTGCAGTCCAATCAGTTGACATCACTACCTCGTTCCATTGGTcatcttattaatttaacatattTGAGTGTTGGTGAAAACAACTTGCAGTATCTACCTGAAGAAATTGGTACACTGGAAAACTTGGAGTCCTTGTATCTTAATGATAATCCGAATTTGTGCAATCTGCCGTTTGAATTAGCTTTGTGTGTTAGCCTACAAATCATGAGCATTGAAAATTGTCCGTTGACATCTCTGCCACCTGAGGTTGTGTCCTCAGGGCCCTCTCTGGTTATCCAATACCTTAAATCACAAGGACCATACAGAGCCATGTGA
- the CstF64 gene encoding LOW QUALITY PROTEIN: cleavage stimulation factor subunit 2 (The sequence of the model RefSeq protein was modified relative to this genomic sequence to represent the inferred CDS: inserted 2 bases in 1 codon; deleted 2 bases in 2 codons; substituted 1 base at 1 genomic stop codon) encodes MDKSKEKEEQSIMDKSMRSVFVGNIPYEATEEKLKDIFSEVGPVLSFKLVFDRETGKPKGYGFCEYKDQETALSAMRNLNGYEIGGRSLRVDNACTEKSRMEMQALMQGPQVENPYGEPVEPEKAPEAISKAVATLPPEQMFELMKQMKLCIQNNPTEARNXATTNPQLAXALLQAQVIMRSVDPATAVVSILLHPSNPVPPVLQPGDKPPSNPYIPSNHKVCQQPTMLNNPPPPQNQYVPTNRPPMAMQQNMDVDLRNARAPAPVALLDQDYAAAYRPLPHPVQPPPLVQPPQDNSFPRDPRLAGMQGFNSDPRVRSNDPRNQAKMPTQQLPPGMPSMAQARTIQGIPSGASDQEKAALIMQVLQLSDEQIALLPPEQRASILMLKEQIAKSTQQR; translated from the exons ATGGATAAAAGCAAAGAAAAAGAGGAACAGAGTATCATGGACAAATCCATGAGATCTGTTTTCG TTGGAAATATACCATACGAAGCCACTGAGGAGAAGTTGAAAGACATATTTAGTGAAGTCGGTCCCGTTTTATCGTTTAAATTGGTGTTTGATCGCGAGACCGGCAAACCTAAAGGTTATGGTTTCTGTGAATACAAAGATCAGGAAACCGCGCTCAGCGCTATGAGGAATCTCAATGGATATGAAATCGGTGGCCGTTCCCTCAGAGTTGACAATGCTTGTACTGAGAAGTCGAGGATGGAAATGCAAGCACTCATGCAAGGGCCACAA GTTGAAAATCCTTATGGTGAGCCTGTAGAACCTGAAAAAGCTCCAGAAGCTATAAGTAAAGCAGTTGCAACATTGCCACCAGAGCAGATGTTTGAGCTGATGAAACAAATGAAACTCTGCATACAG AATAATCCAACTGAAGCGAGAAA AGCTACTACAAATCCACAGTTGGCATAGGCATTGTTACAAGCACAGGTCATCATGAGGAGCGTTGATCCCGCCACTGCTGTTGTAAGTATATTA CTGCATCCTAGCAACCCAGTGCCGCCGGTGCTGCAACCAGGAGATAAGCCTCCGTCTAATCCTTACATCCCAAGCAATCACAAGGTAT GTCAACAGCCTACTATGTTAAATAATCCACCACCTCCTCAAAATCAATATGTTC CTACGAATCGTCCGCCCATGGCGATGCAGCAGAACATGGACGTGGACCTGCGCAATGCCCGCGCGCCC GCGCCCGTGGCGCTGCTGGACCAGGACTATGCTGCAGCCTACCGCCCATTGCCGCACCCCGTG CAGCCGCCGCCGCTCGTGCAGCCGCCGCAGGACAA TTCATTCCCTCGGGATCCGCGTCTGGCGGGTATGCAAGGATTCAACAGTGACCCGCGCGTGCGTTCCAACGATCCGCGCAACCAGGCCAAGATGCCCACAC AACAATTGCCGCCGGGTATGCCAAGTATGGCCCAAGCAAGAACCATACAAGGTATTCCATCCGGTGCCTCGGACCAAGAAAAG GCCGCCTTGATTATGCAAGTGTTGCAGTTGTCAGATGAACAAATAGCACTGCTTCCCCCTGAACAGCGTGCAAGTATTCTTATGCTCAAAGAACAAATTGCAAAAAGTACTCAACAAcgctaa